A part of Rhopalosiphum maidis isolate BTI-1 chromosome 3, ASM367621v3, whole genome shotgun sequence genomic DNA contains:
- the LOC113556564 gene encoding pickpocket protein 19-like yields MTLKSIWIDYCENGSIHGLRHIIQKDEKPLMRFIWVLLLIVASIAIVVLVSASWEKYSYSSMEITVDDPRYPLTKIDFPAVTICPISKIVYPKALDLVLNKYPNDSDLRTRWTNSLQALGRIKFPHNTNLYYVLQNLPTIKIPLNEISDLMIKLAPSIEDIFQKCFWRGISYKCKDILRFQRTEEGFCYSFNSQTAERSINDESKINPPFIGSDGILIPLRNNAAGKETGLKLIMSNMSNKFFPNDDRRRGYNVMVHTPDSFPDVATAYKVHAIRDRISLISVSVAQVEADESLDRLDSENSQCYLYKAKAKNLSSLLHKSSNEDTCYIKCRMRAIHKACNCTQYFFKLYKGLGSHCGIEHIPCLIANDILQRNSQVSEDEPGFPKWSMPFAMNCSCRPPCSFMTYTTELRYENRQFVNNEQSSSRYDVYLEVNYRELYATSYRRSMRYTTQDLLVSFGGVASLFLGCSLVSIVEILYVIYKSFLVIVQILYNKYN; encoded by the exons atgacTCTAAAATCTATTTGGATTGACTACTGTGAAAATGGTTCAATACATGGTTTGAGGCATATTATTCAGAAAGACGAAAAACCATTGATGAG ATTTATATGGGTACTGTTGTTGATTGTAGCCAGCATTGCTATAGTTGTTTTGGTCTCAGCATCTTGGGAGAAGTATTCTTACTCCTCAATGGAAATCACTGTTGATGATCCTCGTTATCCACTCACCAAGATTGATTTTCCTGCAGTTACTATTTGTCCTATCAGCAAGATCGTATACCCAAAGGCTCTCGATTTAGTCCttaa taaataTCCCAACGATTCCGACTTAAGAACCAGATGGACAAATTCGTTACAGGCACTTGGAAGGATAAAGTTTCCACACAACacaaatctatattatgttctacAAAATCTCCCTACAATCAAAATACCCCTAAACGAAATATCTGATCTCATGATAAAA TTGGCACCATCCATAGAAgacatatttcaaaaatgtttttggagAGGCATATCGTACAAATGCAAGGATATTCTGCGGTTTCAACGTACCGAAGAAGGATTTTGTTATTCGTTCAACAGCCAAACAGCCGAGAGGAGTATAAA tgatgaAAGCAAAATTAACCCACCATTTATCGGATCGGATGGAATACTTATTCCACTTAGAAACAACGCCGCGGGCAAAGAGACCGGactcaaattaataatgagcAATATGAGCAATAAATTTTTCCCAAATGACGATCGCAGAAGAGGCTATAAC GTGATGGTACACACCCCTGACTCCTTTCCAGACGTGGCGACCGCCTATAAGGTGCACGCCATACGTGATCGCATCTCGCTGATATCAGTGAGCGTGGCCCAGGTGGAGGCGGATGAGTCGCTCGACCGTCTCGACAGTGAGAACAGTCAATGTTACCTGTACAAAGCAAAGGCAAAGAACCTTAGCTCACTGTTACATAAGAGCAGCAACGAGGACACGTGTTACATCAAGTGTAGGATGAGGGCCATCCACAAGGCATGCAACTGTACGCAAtactttttcaaattgtaCAAAG GCCTCGGAAGTCATTGCGGAATTGAACACATACCTTGTTTGATAGCGAACGATA TACTTCAACGCAACTCCCAAGTTTCAGAAGACGAACCAGGGTTTCCTAAATGGAGCATGCCATTTGCTATGAACTGCAGTTGCCGACCGCCTTGTTCGTTTATGACGTATACTACTGAGCTTCGGTATGAAAATAG gcaATTTGTTAACAACGAACAGTCATCTTCGAGATACGATGTATACTTGGAAGTCAATTATAGAGAACTTTATGCTACAAGCTATCGACGATCCATGAGATATACTACTCAAGATTTATTGG TGTCGTTCGGTGGAGTAGCTAGCCTGTTTCTTGGTTGTAGCTTGGTAAGTATAGTGGAAATCCTTTACGTCATCTACAAGTCATTCTTGGTAATTGTGCAAATCCTCTACAACAAATACAACTGA
- the LOC113556732 gene encoding pumilio homolog 3, whose product MTMKRTLSTKKNIEKKQKLNTEDTIDYTKSLTSEDAETIDPGFEELDNVDNPVQIKTQANKKKVPKTDKENKSSKKIKGKSNTKNDDKPTEKPNWKEFKKEKQELRLKRKTQKCPFYEAVVKAKKLWESVRRDDCPKDEKETLLNELFKFSKSHLETMVFSHDTARIVQWMLKLGTPEIRSQVINELIKHVPKMLLSKYACLCVKNMLKQGDAEQRKIIINSLKGKVYTYTLHTNSAKIMDLIYTTYATPEQQNTMMHELYGASSILCESPNVLSFAEVLKNSPNTKDIILAKTKDHIKKFVLKQKTSMQTTLVHNLIYEYILYTSGKDCDELFTSLKEFPIELFYTSKSGCLLAMYIIWSANSKEKKVILKQIKTTASTRDLATSEYGYLILLALFDSVDDTVLVKKTIIPEILNNIDTIATDEYGRRVILSLVAWRDSSYFHPRDIELLKKGEPMKECKKDDDVRVKELLNAVSDRFLQHIQDNPNFWLSSGSIAMVLLGILKSGSGEKLKEAMTSIANYLIDPNNKVEDKDVKVPVYEHSGLHMVLRKIIGHDKSLVENNETTFSEILSSIITTDTLKSWVQCNRACFLLIAMIESEVKLALENIKSLMSTTMMNLLKKQTFSGAKILVTKLNSKAAKE is encoded by the exons atgacaatgaAACGAACTttgtcaacaaaaaaaaatattgaaaaaaagcaaaaacttAATACTGAAGATACAATTGACTATACTAAATCATTAACATCTGAAGATGCTGAAACAATTGACCCGGGATTTGAAGAATTAGATAATGTTGATAATcctgtacaaataaaaactcaagcaaataagaaaaaagtaCCTAAAACTGACAAAGAGAATAAATCATCCAAGAAAATTAAAGGAAAatcaaatactaaaaatg ATGATAAGCCTACTGAAAAACCTAATTGGAAAGAGtttaaaaaggaaaaacaAGAACTTCGACTTAAAcgtaaaacacaaaaatgtcCATTTTATGAAGCTGTTGTGAAAGCTAAGAAGCTCTGGGAAAGTGTGCGTCGTGATGATTGTCCTAAAGATGAAAAAGAAACCTTATTGAATgaactttttaaattctcCAAATCCCATTTAGAAACA atGGTTTTTTCACATGACACTGCTCGTATAGTTCAATGGATGTTGAAACTAGGAACACCAGAGATTCGTTCACAAGTCATAAATGAACTAATAAAACATGTTCCTAAAATGTTACTTTCTAAGTATGCTTGcttatgtgtaaaaaatatgttgaaacAAGGTGATGCAGAAcaacgtaaaattataattaattcctTGAAAGGAAAAgtctatacatatacattacataca AACTCTGCTAAGATCATGGATTTGATTTACACGACTTATGCAACACCAGAACAGCAGAATACAATGATGCATGAGTTATACGGTGCATCTAGTATCTTATGCGAATCACCCAATGTATTATCATTTGCTGAAGTATTGAAAAATTCGCCCAACACAAAGGACATTATACTTGCAAAGACAAAAGATCACATtaagaaatttgttttaaa ACAAAAGACTTCTATGCAGACAACATtagttcataatttaatatatgaatacattttatatacttctGGAAAGGACTGTGATGAACTATTCACTTCACTTAAAGAATTTCCAATAGaactattttatacatcaaaaAGTGGTTGTCTTCTtgctatgtacattatatggtCTGCAAACTCtaag gaaaaaaagGTCATATTGAAACAAATCAAGACTACTGCGTCTACACGTGATTTGGCTACATCAGAATatggatatttaattttattagctcTTTTCGATTCTGTTGATGACACAGTGCTAGTAAAAAAG ACAATTATtcctgaaattttaaataatattgatacaattGCAACTGATGAATATGGCCGCAgggttatattatcattggtAGCTTGGAGAGATTCTTCATACTTTCATCCTCGGGATAttgaactattaaaaaaaggaGAACCAATGAAAgaatg caAAAAAGATGATGATGTGCGAGTAAAAGAACTCTTAAATGCAGTTTCCGACCGTTTTCTACAGCACATACAAGATAATCCAAACTTTTGGTTAAGTAGTGGGTCAATTGCAATGGTGTTATTAGGAATCCTAAAATCAGGCAGTG gaGAAAAATTGAAAGAAGCAATGACATCTATAGCAAACTATTTAATTGATCCTAACAATAAAGTAGAAGATAAAGATGTAAAAGTTCCTGTGTATGAACACTCTGGTCTTCATATGGTATTAAGGAAGATAATAGGTCATGATAAGAGTTTAGTGGAAAATAACGAAA ctacaTTTTCTGAAATATTGTCATCTATAATTACTACTGACACATTAAAATCATGGGTTCAATGTAACCGTGCCTGTTTTTTACTTATTGC aatGATTGAATCCGAAGTCAAGTTGgctttagaaaatataaaatcattgatgTCAACAACAATGATGAATTTGTTGAAGAAACAAACATTTTCTGGGGCTAAAATTTTAGTGACTAAGTTAAACTCCAAAGCAGCCAaggaataa
- the LOC113556565 gene encoding small glutamine-rich tetratricopeptide repeat-containing protein alpha, whose amino-acid sequence MEDKKKLALLIVNHLKTQLSNGSFTDESLESMEVAVQCIESAYNLNPTESDAVDVKLENIVKDYFKAKEHKANIKAEISQSHKDEAENYKKYGNDFMKIQDNDKAIDAYTISIKLNPFNPIYYCNRAAAFNAIGKYNNAIEDCQKAIELDPTYCKAYCRLGLAFSYLKDYHKAVSCYKKACELDPDNQGYQRNYQLTLNNLQTNSGASSQSPNDPPIMATPNLMETAARIMTDNPEVSSVINNILGDVTNSGSEGLDRLMQVGQTIVTRLQTANPNLLDGLRMQFQNAQNEGQPPPHNGYHDDEPQP is encoded by the exons ATGgaagacaaaaaaaagttGGCTCTACTTATTGTAAACCATTTGAAAACCCAACTAAGCAATGGGAGCTTCACTGATGAATCATTGGAAAGTATGGAAGTAGCAGTTCAGTGCATTGAGTcagcttataatttaaatccaaCCGAATCAGATGCCGTTGACGTTAAGTTGGAAAACATTGtgaaagattattttaaagctaAAGAACATAag gcaAACATTAAGGCAGAAATAAGTCAATCTCATAAAGATGAAGCTGAAAACTATAAGAAGTATGGAAATGATTTCATGAAAATTCAAGATAATGACAAGGCTATAGATGCTTACACtat atcgattaaattaaatccattcaatccaatttattattgcaacAGAGCTGCTGCCTTTAATGCTATTGGCAAGTACAATAATGCTATTGAGGATTGCCAGAAAGCAATTGAACTTGACCCGACATATTGCAAAGCATATTGCCGTTTGgg attagcTTTTTCTTACTTGAAAGATTATCACAAAGCAGTGTCATGTTACAAAAAAGCTTGTGAATTAGATCCTGATAACCAGGGTTATCAACGGAACTATCAGCTTACTTTGAATAACTTGCAAACAAATTCTGGAGCTTCTTCACAGTCACCAAATGACCCTCCTATCATGGCAACTCCAAATTTAATGGAAACCGCTGCACGTATCATGACTGATAATCCAGAAGTATCTTCTGT GATCAACAACATTTTGGGAGATGTAACTAATTCTGGCAGTGAAGGACTAGATAGACTGATGCAAGt tgGACAAACTATAGTTACTCGCCTACAAACAGCTAATCCTAATCTGTTAGATGGATTACGGATGCAATTTCAGAATGCTCAAAATGAAGGACAACCACCACCACACAATGGATATCATGATGATGAACCTCAACCTTaa